One Streptomyces sp. NBC_00102 DNA segment encodes these proteins:
- a CDS encoding DoxX family protein, with protein sequence MQGHGSNGYGRVPGEPKGLREYAREFALLPLRVFLGVTFIYAGLDKLTDSTFLSSSGAGSIGDQMRGVRDSAGAPWLVDLALHGPVGFGYAIALGELAVGIGTLFGLWGRLAALGGALISLSLWLTVSWQATPYYYGNDLVYLMAWLPLLLAGSGPFSLDTLLPPRRRRSL encoded by the coding sequence CACGGAAGCAACGGTTACGGACGCGTTCCCGGCGAACCCAAGGGGCTGCGGGAGTACGCGCGCGAGTTCGCGCTGCTGCCGCTGCGCGTCTTCCTCGGCGTCACGTTCATCTACGCCGGGCTCGACAAACTGACGGACAGCACGTTCCTGTCGTCGAGCGGCGCCGGTTCGATCGGCGACCAGATGCGCGGGGTGCGCGACTCCGCCGGCGCCCCCTGGCTCGTCGACCTGGCCCTGCACGGCCCGGTCGGCTTCGGGTACGCCATCGCGCTCGGCGAACTCGCCGTCGGCATCGGCACCCTGTTCGGGCTCTGGGGCCGGCTCGCCGCACTCGGCGGCGCCCTGATCTCGCTGAGTCTCTGGCTCACCGTGAGCTGGCAGGCGACCCCGTACTACTACGGCAACGACCTCGTCTACCTCATGGCCTGGCTGCCGCTGCTGCTCGCCGGATCGGGCCCCTTCTCGCTGGACACGCTCCTGCCGCCGCGCCGCCGCCGGAGCCTGTAG